The following proteins come from a genomic window of Pseudomonadota bacterium:
- a CDS encoding ABC transporter ATP-binding protein, protein MKIIPFVGLRNIASMWAGVKALIKKDSILKLSLIFSIGLIIVTIGLNVSIPFLFRNLIYYLRVDHFSNLLTSLILVCLYAGCWSLRQITVQLREIFCFPIIEKLLNTMTFNLFKKILSDPMDHYPKVKLEKIIDNIIRTQENFSDLFVGLFLYVTPIILEIIIILIVISFYFPFLFCCIFGFFILLHICFTMWGLGKTSFLQTRYVKARNLFQSYLVDKLINFETIKIFSKEKEEERICKKYLHRYEKFKARADIITESIRLGQGLILGLLVICSTLVGAFYVKSSQLSVESLVLLNFYFIQLVGPLGLLGIALKNIKRGLINVEEMFRFIEDISPAEFRKKQHTFSKLENNIFLEFNHVSYSIGSKKILQNVSFDVPFGSILGIIGKTGSGKSTIAKLILKLFEPTEGRIILNGHDIKEIPTECLRKIIGYVPQHPSFFNDSIYNNLLYAYPEASVKEIKTVIEKVCLTDVIENLPEKYHTRIGKNVTPLSGGQTQLLALARVLLMKPLLYVFDEITSALDIETQSKIVDILNDLSKNSSIIVISHRLPLIEDAKKVIVLSEGKCMERETYKFLMKEKGPYANLLRHSYGD, encoded by the coding sequence GTGAAAATAATTCCATTTGTAGGTTTAAGAAATATTGCGTCTATGTGGGCGGGTGTGAAGGCTTTAATTAAAAAAGATTCTATTTTAAAGCTTTCACTTATTTTTTCTATAGGACTTATTATTGTTACGATAGGTTTAAACGTAAGCATCCCGTTTTTATTTAGAAACTTAATATATTATCTTCGAGTTGATCACTTCTCAAACTTACTTACGTCTTTAATTCTTGTGTGTCTTTATGCTGGGTGTTGGTCATTAAGGCAAATAACTGTCCAATTGAGAGAAATTTTTTGTTTCCCAATTATAGAGAAACTCTTAAATACAATGACTTTTAATTTATTTAAAAAAATTCTATCAGATCCTATGGACCACTATCCAAAAGTTAAACTGGAAAAAATAATAGATAATATTATTAGAACGCAAGAAAATTTTTCAGATCTGTTTGTTGGCTTGTTTTTATACGTTACACCAATTATTTTGGAAATTATTATTATTTTAATCGTTATAAGTTTTTACTTTCCTTTCTTGTTTTGCTGTATTTTTGGTTTTTTTATCCTTTTACATATTTGCTTTACGATGTGGGGACTCGGAAAGACGTCATTCCTCCAAACAAGATATGTAAAAGCCCGAAACCTTTTTCAGTCATATCTTGTTGATAAATTGATTAACTTTGAAACAATAAAAATTTTTTCCAAAGAAAAAGAAGAAGAAAGGATATGCAAAAAATATTTACACAGATATGAAAAATTTAAAGCAAGGGCTGATATCATTACAGAATCTATTCGTTTAGGACAGGGACTCATATTAGGACTTCTTGTTATTTGTTCGACTCTAGTAGGTGCTTTTTATGTGAAATCATCTCAACTTTCTGTTGAGAGTCTTGTATTGTTGAATTTTTATTTTATACAGCTTGTGGGTCCTTTAGGGCTTCTTGGTATTGCTTTAAAAAATATAAAAAGAGGATTAATCAATGTAGAAGAAATGTTCCGATTTATTGAAGATATTTCTCCTGCTGAGTTTAGAAAAAAACAACATACATTTTCAAAATTAGAAAATAATATTTTTCTAGAGTTTAATCATGTGAGTTATAGCATTGGGTCTAAAAAGATTTTACAGAATGTTTCGTTTGATGTTCCTTTCGGAAGCATTCTCGGGATTATTGGGAAAACCGGGTCTGGAAAATCGACAATTGCAAAACTTATCCTAAAGCTTTTTGAGCCCACGGAAGGAAGAATTATTCTAAATGGCCATGACATAAAAGAAATTCCCACGGAGTGCTTAAGAAAAATTATTGGCTATGTTCCTCAACATCCTTCTTTTTTTAATGATTCAATTTATAATAATCTCTTATACGCTTATCCGGAAGCTTCCGTAAAAGAAATCAAAACAGTTATAGAAAAAGTTTGTTTGACAGACGTCATTGAAAATCTTCCAGAAAAGTATCATACGCGGATTGGAAAAAATGTTACGCCTTTATCTGGAGGACAAACTCAGCTTTTGGCTTTAGCCAGAGTGCTTCTCATGAAACCTCTTTTATATGTATTTGATGAAATAACATCTGCTTTGGATATAGAGACACAATCAAAGATCGTTGATATTTTGAACGATCTTTCAAAGAACTCTTCCATTATCGTAATTTCACATCGTTTGCCTTTAATTGAGGATGCTAAAAAAGTGATTGTTTTGTCAGAAGGTAAATGTATGGAAAGAGAAACTTATAAGTTCTTAATGAAAGAAAAAGGCCCTTACGCAAATCTTCTCCGTCATTCATATGGAGATTAA
- a CDS encoding TauD/TfdA family dioxygenase produces the protein MEISLKKKITKNDLCKNKNIHKVNKIKKPVNFSHKKQSLKPINHPSVKILEKAILEDFRNVLKQEHKEALEKHIISFKREFHSLKRASSLYSGIDLKKFILSQRDPSLRILSKEIGRALFYGSGVFLLKNFPLTEQEDLEISTFVFICYLGLPVYNNRDKIYVWSVVPQQIESSKYPQDANYRIGNTGLAVGFHTDTSTLAGLLCIKQAQEGGENEIISAVAVHNKILKTRPDLLKVLYSNFFIDRRGEEMPGEKPYAEIPIFKQTKSGQLLAHWTRLYTYEAYRKYDVKPLTNLQQEALEYLVNVVRSIASSQKVVFKAQPGDFLLLNNNLVFHNRLAFKGDRHLLRVWIYSKKHSALPHTFGYPYQ, from the coding sequence ATGGAAATATCTTTAAAAAAGAAGATAACAAAAAATGATTTATGTAAAAACAAGAATATTCATAAAGTTAATAAAATTAAAAAACCTGTTAATTTTTCTCATAAAAAACAAAGCCTTAAGCCAATAAATCATCCATCTGTAAAGATATTAGAAAAGGCCATCCTTGAAGATTTTAGAAATGTTCTTAAACAAGAGCATAAAGAAGCTTTAGAAAAACATATTATTTCTTTTAAAAGAGAATTTCACTCTTTAAAAAGGGCTTCTTCTCTTTATTCTGGAATAGATTTAAAAAAATTTATACTTTCTCAAAGGGATCCATCGTTGAGGATACTCAGTAAAGAAATTGGTAGGGCTCTTTTTTATGGGTCAGGAGTTTTTCTGTTGAAAAATTTTCCTTTAACTGAACAAGAAGACTTAGAAATCTCAACCTTTGTATTTATTTGTTACTTAGGACTTCCTGTTTATAATAACAGAGATAAAATTTATGTTTGGTCTGTTGTGCCTCAACAAATAGAGTCCAGCAAATATCCGCAAGATGCTAATTACAGAATTGGAAATACAGGCCTTGCTGTTGGATTTCACACAGATACCTCAACACTTGCTGGTCTCTTATGCATAAAGCAAGCTCAAGAAGGAGGAGAAAATGAAATAATAAGTGCTGTTGCTGTGCATAATAAGATTTTAAAAACGAGGCCAGATTTATTAAAGGTTTTATATTCAAATTTCTTTATTGATAGACGTGGAGAAGAAATGCCAGGAGAAAAGCCTTATGCTGAAATCCCAATTTTTAAGCAGACAAAATCTGGTCAGTTATTGGCACATTGGACGCGGCTCTATACTTATGAGGCTTATCGAAAATACGATGTAAAGCCTCTTACAAATCTTCAACAGGAAGCTTTAGAGTATTTGGTGAACGTCGTAAGAAGCATCGCTTCTTCTCAAAAAGTTGTTTTTAAAGCCCAGCCAGGAGATTTTCTTTTATTAAATAACAACTTAGTTTTCCATAACAGATTAGCTTTTAAAGGAGATCGGCATCTTTTACGTGTTTGGATATATTCCAAAAAACATAGTGCTTTACCCCATACATTTGGATATCCTTATCAATGA